One region of Corvus moneduloides isolate bCorMon1 chromosome 33, bCorMon1.pri, whole genome shotgun sequence genomic DNA includes:
- the LOC116437147 gene encoding butyrophilin subfamily 3 member A2-like isoform X3 encodes MGSRFRPAVTLPILVFLQIIPGVTGQYSIIPPDSPVLGVVGDGAVLPCQLQGRIIPEKLSIQWIFSGSSTESAVATFDGKTPQNPFLEFEGYRGRTEFFPSEFHQGNLSLLLKNVRPSDQGKYTCSVFLENWYDQVMVELDVAAQGAEPSVFLDGHAGNGISLSCRSQGWFPAPSVVWLDSQGQTRPEEVTTRSTPGPSSGIFDVVSSMSLELGSDREVSCRVVNEVLNATRESRVRIADSFFPSTSPWMISSLIILCVDLGILGATVYKMKQRSRKEAGTEKDRLKAQQESQRSTAEAGKLENNRRLERLRAELDFWEARSHAVPVALDPEARPLDLGDAQDPLQVPVLVARDALGAGKCYWEVELGRERDWALGVLRDGPSLAGPHSRDSRHSRHCWALCASQGQLFSSGSGSRLLREQSRGLSALGVFLDSEEERLEFYDVEQRDLVAGMSLGAGEDPSGKFFPFVSQGEEGTLRIRSVPMPVPL; translated from the exons ATGGGATCCAGATTCCGGCCGGCAGTGACTCTTCCCatccttgttttcctgcagatcATTCCCGGGGTCACAG GCCAGTACAGCATAATTCCTCCTGACAGCCCCGTCCTTGGAGTCGTCGGGGATGGAGCCGTCCTGCCCTGCCAGTTACAAGGCAGAATAATCCCGGAGAAACTTTCCATCCAGTGGATCTTCTCTGGGAGCTCCACAGAAAGTGCAGTGGCCACTTTTGATGGGAAAACCCCTCAGAATCCATTTCTGGAGTTCGAGGGCTATCGGGGCAGGACGGAGTTTTTCCCATCAGAATTCCACCAGGGAAATCTGTCCCTTCTCCTGAAGAACGTCCGTCCCTCGGACCAAGGGAAATACACCTGCAGCGTCTTCCTAGAGAACTGGTATGACCAGGTCATGGTGGAACTGGATGTGGCAG CTCAGGGTGCCGAGCCCTCGGTTTTCCTGGATGGACACGCTGGGAACGGCATCAGCCTCTCCTGCAGATCCCAGGGATGGTTCCCGGCGCCCTCCGTGGTTTGGCTGGACAGCCAAGGCCAGACGCGGCCGGAGGAAGTGACCACTCGGAGCACTCCGGGCCCTTCCTCCGGCATCTTTGATGTCGTGAGTTCCatgagcctggagctgggatcGGACCGGGAAGTGTCCTGCAGGGTGGTCAACGAGGTGCTCAACGCCACGCGGGAATCCCGAGTCCGGATTGCAG attccttcttcccttccacATCCCCCTGGATGATCTCTTCCCTCATCATTTTATGTGTGGATTTGGGAATTCTCGGGGCCACGGTTTATAAAATGAAAC AGCGCTCGAGGAAGGAGGCGGGGACAG aaaaagacCGTTTGAAGGCACAGCAAG AGTCCCAGAGGAGCACAGCCGAAGCAG gaaagctggaaaacaatCGGAGACTCG AGCGACTCCGAGCCGAGCTGG ATTTCTGGGAAGCCCGGAGCCACGCGG TTCCCGTGGCGCTGGATCCCGAGGCGCGGCCCCTGGATCTCGGGGATGCGCAGGATCCGCTCCAGGTGCCGGTGCTGGTGGCGAGGGACGCGCTGGGAGCCGGGAAGTGCTACTGGGAGGTGGAGCTGGGCCGGGAGCGGGACTGGGCGCTGGGAGTGCTGCGGGACGGACCGAGCCTTGCCGGGCCGCATTCCCGGGATTCCCGGCATTCCCGGCATTGCTGGGCTCTGTGCGCATCCCAGGGACAGCTTTTCTCCAGCGGCAGCGGCAGCCGCCTGCTCAGGGAGCAGAGCCGGGGTCTCTCCGCGCTCGGGGTGTTCCTGGACTCGGAGGAAGAGCGGCTGGAATTTTATGACGTGGAGCAGAGGGATCTGGTGGCGGGGATGTCGCTGGGGGCCGGGGAGGATCCCTCGGGAAAGTTCTTCCCGTTTGTGTCCCAAGGGGAAGAGGGGACGCTCCGGATCCGCTCGGTGCCGATGCCGGTGCCGCTTTAA
- the LOC116437147 gene encoding butyrophilin subfamily 3 member A2-like isoform X6, with amino-acid sequence MGSRFRPAVTLPILVFLQIIPGVTGQYSIIPPDSPVLGVVGDGAVLPCQLQGRIIPEKLSIQWIFSGSSTESAVATFDGKTPQNPFLEFEGYRGRTEFFPSEFHQGNLSLLLKNVRPSDQGKYTCSVFLENWYDQVMVELDVAAQGAEPSVFLDGHAGNGISLSCRSQGWFPAPSVVWLDSQGQTRPEEVTTRSTPGPSSGIFDVVSSMSLELGSDREVSCRVVNEVLNATRESRVRIADSFFPSTSPWMISSLIILCVDLGILGATVYKMKQRSRKEAGTERLRAELDFWEARSHAVPVALDPEARPLDLGDAQDPLQVPVLVARDALGAGKCYWEVELGRERDWALGVLRDGPSLAGPHSRDSRHSRHCWALCASQGQLFSSGSGSRLLREQSRGLSALGVFLDSEEERLEFYDVEQRDLVAGMSLGAGEDPSGKFFPFVSQGEEGTLRIRSVPMPVPL; translated from the exons ATGGGATCCAGATTCCGGCCGGCAGTGACTCTTCCCatccttgttttcctgcagatcATTCCCGGGGTCACAG GCCAGTACAGCATAATTCCTCCTGACAGCCCCGTCCTTGGAGTCGTCGGGGATGGAGCCGTCCTGCCCTGCCAGTTACAAGGCAGAATAATCCCGGAGAAACTTTCCATCCAGTGGATCTTCTCTGGGAGCTCCACAGAAAGTGCAGTGGCCACTTTTGATGGGAAAACCCCTCAGAATCCATTTCTGGAGTTCGAGGGCTATCGGGGCAGGACGGAGTTTTTCCCATCAGAATTCCACCAGGGAAATCTGTCCCTTCTCCTGAAGAACGTCCGTCCCTCGGACCAAGGGAAATACACCTGCAGCGTCTTCCTAGAGAACTGGTATGACCAGGTCATGGTGGAACTGGATGTGGCAG CTCAGGGTGCCGAGCCCTCGGTTTTCCTGGATGGACACGCTGGGAACGGCATCAGCCTCTCCTGCAGATCCCAGGGATGGTTCCCGGCGCCCTCCGTGGTTTGGCTGGACAGCCAAGGCCAGACGCGGCCGGAGGAAGTGACCACTCGGAGCACTCCGGGCCCTTCCTCCGGCATCTTTGATGTCGTGAGTTCCatgagcctggagctgggatcGGACCGGGAAGTGTCCTGCAGGGTGGTCAACGAGGTGCTCAACGCCACGCGGGAATCCCGAGTCCGGATTGCAG attccttcttcccttccacATCCCCCTGGATGATCTCTTCCCTCATCATTTTATGTGTGGATTTGGGAATTCTCGGGGCCACGGTTTATAAAATGAAAC AGCGCTCGAGGAAGGAGGCGGGGACAG AGCGACTCCGAGCCGAGCTGG ATTTCTGGGAAGCCCGGAGCCACGCGG TTCCCGTGGCGCTGGATCCCGAGGCGCGGCCCCTGGATCTCGGGGATGCGCAGGATCCGCTCCAGGTGCCGGTGCTGGTGGCGAGGGACGCGCTGGGAGCCGGGAAGTGCTACTGGGAGGTGGAGCTGGGCCGGGAGCGGGACTGGGCGCTGGGAGTGCTGCGGGACGGACCGAGCCTTGCCGGGCCGCATTCCCGGGATTCCCGGCATTCCCGGCATTGCTGGGCTCTGTGCGCATCCCAGGGACAGCTTTTCTCCAGCGGCAGCGGCAGCCGCCTGCTCAGGGAGCAGAGCCGGGGTCTCTCCGCGCTCGGGGTGTTCCTGGACTCGGAGGAAGAGCGGCTGGAATTTTATGACGTGGAGCAGAGGGATCTGGTGGCGGGGATGTCGCTGGGGGCCGGGGAGGATCCCTCGGGAAAGTTCTTCCCGTTTGTGTCCCAAGGGGAAGAGGGGACGCTCCGGATCCGCTCGGTGCCGATGCCGGTGCCGCTTTAA
- the LOC116437162 gene encoding zinc finger and SCAN domain-containing protein 22-like, whose amino-acid sequence MRRLRFRQFRYQEAAGPRDVCRRLRELSQGWLRPEVRSKEQIMELLVLEQFLSILPEDIQSWVWVRHPESCAQAVALAESFQLGHGDPAGIWEQQVTVRVKVEDVAPGDMEDPGALGVPPSPLSPSESPREEAAPGKEKAVAEEEELREGGPITAPELPLPQPQHPPDVPRAAIPARRGTPRRQTQRDPTAPTGNPTEDAGSAEKPPERPYPCGQCGKSFGRLTHLKTHERTHTGVKPYGCGACGKRFGHLSTLTTHRRLHTGERPYGCGACGKSFTNPSDLNKHQRSHTGERPYPCPACGKRFSQQSNLTMHRRSHTQERPYPCRTCGKSFKYLADLTVHERSHTGERPFPCGHCGKSFSNKSSLARHTRIHARAAARDK is encoded by the exons ATGCGGCGGCTCCGGTTCCGGCAGTTCCGCTACcaggaggcggcggggccgcgggacGTTTGCCGGAGGCTGCGGGAGCTGTCGCAGGGGTGGCTGCGGCCCGAGGTGCGCAGCAAGGAGCAGAtcatggagctgctggtgctggagcagttcctgaGCATCCTCCCCGAGGACATCCAGAGCTGGGTGTGGGTCCGGCACCCCGAGTCCTGCGCCCAGGCCGTGGCCTTGGCCGAGAGCTTCCAGCTGGGCCACGGAGATCCCGCCgggatttgggagcagcag GTCACCGTGCGGGTGAAGGTCGAGGATGTGGCCCCCGGGGACATGGAGGACCCTGGAGCTTTGGGGGTCCCACCGAGCCCCCTGTCCCCATCGGAGTCCCCCCGGGAGGAGGCGGCTCCGGGCAAGGAGAAGGCGGTGGCCGAGGAAGAAGAGCTGCGGGAAGGAG GTCCCAtcacagccccagagctgccccttcCCCAACCCCAACACCCACCCGACGTCCCCAGAGCCGCGATTCCCGCCCGGAGAGGAACCCCCCGGCGCCAAACCCAGCGGGACCCCACCGCTCCCACGGGAAACCCCACGGAGGACGCCGGGAGCGCGGAGAAGCCGCCGGAGCGGCCGTACCCCTGCGGGCAGTGCGGGAAGAGCTTCGGCCGCCTGACGCACCTGAAGACCCACGAGCGGACGCACACGGGGGTGAAGCCGTACGGCTGCGGCGCCTGCGGGAAGCGCTTCGGCCACCTGTCCACGCTGACCACGCACCGGCGCCTGCACACCGGGGAGCGGCCGTACGGCTGCGGCGCCTGCGGGAAGAGCTTCACCAACCCCTCGGACCTGAACAAGCACCAGCGCTCGCACACCGGCGAGCGGCCGTACCCCTGCCCGGCCTGCGGGAAGCGCTTCAGCCAGCAGTCCAACCTGACCATGCACCGCCGCAGCCACACCCAGGAGCGGCCCTACCCCTGCCGGACGTGCGGCAAGAGCTTCAAGTACCTGGCGGATCTGACGGTGCACGAGCGCTCCCACACCGGGGAGCGGCCCTTCCCCTGCGGCCACtgcgggaagagcttcagcaACAAATCCTCGCTGGCCCGGCACACGCGGATCCACGCCCGGGCGGCGGCCAGGGACAAGTGA
- the LOC116437147 gene encoding butyrophilin subfamily 3 member A2-like isoform X1, with protein MGSRFRPAVTLPILVFLQIIPGVTGQYSIIPPDSPVLGVVGDGAVLPCQLQGRIIPEKLSIQWIFSGSSTESAVATFDGKTPQNPFLEFEGYRGRTEFFPSEFHQGNLSLLLKNVRPSDQGKYTCSVFLENWYDQVMVELDVAAQGAEPSVFLDGHAGNGISLSCRSQGWFPAPSVVWLDSQGQTRPEEVTTRSTPGPSSGIFDVVSSMSLELGSDREVSCRVVNEVLNATRESRVRIADSFFPSTSPWMISSLIILCVDLGILGATVYKMKRSLMETGKAERSRKEAGTEKDRLKAQQESQRSTAEAGKLENNRRLERLRAELDFWEARSHAVPVALDPEARPLDLGDAQDPLQVPVLVARDALGAGKCYWEVELGRERDWALGVLRDGPSLAGPHSRDSRHSRHCWALCASQGQLFSSGSGSRLLREQSRGLSALGVFLDSEEERLEFYDVEQRDLVAGMSLGAGEDPSGKFFPFVSQGEEGTLRIRSVPMPVPL; from the exons ATGGGATCCAGATTCCGGCCGGCAGTGACTCTTCCCatccttgttttcctgcagatcATTCCCGGGGTCACAG GCCAGTACAGCATAATTCCTCCTGACAGCCCCGTCCTTGGAGTCGTCGGGGATGGAGCCGTCCTGCCCTGCCAGTTACAAGGCAGAATAATCCCGGAGAAACTTTCCATCCAGTGGATCTTCTCTGGGAGCTCCACAGAAAGTGCAGTGGCCACTTTTGATGGGAAAACCCCTCAGAATCCATTTCTGGAGTTCGAGGGCTATCGGGGCAGGACGGAGTTTTTCCCATCAGAATTCCACCAGGGAAATCTGTCCCTTCTCCTGAAGAACGTCCGTCCCTCGGACCAAGGGAAATACACCTGCAGCGTCTTCCTAGAGAACTGGTATGACCAGGTCATGGTGGAACTGGATGTGGCAG CTCAGGGTGCCGAGCCCTCGGTTTTCCTGGATGGACACGCTGGGAACGGCATCAGCCTCTCCTGCAGATCCCAGGGATGGTTCCCGGCGCCCTCCGTGGTTTGGCTGGACAGCCAAGGCCAGACGCGGCCGGAGGAAGTGACCACTCGGAGCACTCCGGGCCCTTCCTCCGGCATCTTTGATGTCGTGAGTTCCatgagcctggagctgggatcGGACCGGGAAGTGTCCTGCAGGGTGGTCAACGAGGTGCTCAACGCCACGCGGGAATCCCGAGTCCGGATTGCAG attccttcttcccttccacATCCCCCTGGATGATCTCTTCCCTCATCATTTTATGTGTGGATTTGGGAATTCTCGGGGCCACGGTTTATAAAATGAAAC gcaGTTTAATGGAAACCGGGAAAGCAG AGCGCTCGAGGAAGGAGGCGGGGACAG aaaaagacCGTTTGAAGGCACAGCAAG AGTCCCAGAGGAGCACAGCCGAAGCAG gaaagctggaaaacaatCGGAGACTCG AGCGACTCCGAGCCGAGCTGG ATTTCTGGGAAGCCCGGAGCCACGCGG TTCCCGTGGCGCTGGATCCCGAGGCGCGGCCCCTGGATCTCGGGGATGCGCAGGATCCGCTCCAGGTGCCGGTGCTGGTGGCGAGGGACGCGCTGGGAGCCGGGAAGTGCTACTGGGAGGTGGAGCTGGGCCGGGAGCGGGACTGGGCGCTGGGAGTGCTGCGGGACGGACCGAGCCTTGCCGGGCCGCATTCCCGGGATTCCCGGCATTCCCGGCATTGCTGGGCTCTGTGCGCATCCCAGGGACAGCTTTTCTCCAGCGGCAGCGGCAGCCGCCTGCTCAGGGAGCAGAGCCGGGGTCTCTCCGCGCTCGGGGTGTTCCTGGACTCGGAGGAAGAGCGGCTGGAATTTTATGACGTGGAGCAGAGGGATCTGGTGGCGGGGATGTCGCTGGGGGCCGGGGAGGATCCCTCGGGAAAGTTCTTCCCGTTTGTGTCCCAAGGGGAAGAGGGGACGCTCCGGATCCGCTCGGTGCCGATGCCGGTGCCGCTTTAA
- the LOC116437147 gene encoding butyrophilin subfamily 3 member A2-like isoform X4, with protein MGSRFRPAVTLPILVFLQIIPGVTGQYSIIPPDSPVLGVVGDGAVLPCQLQGRIIPEKLSIQWIFSGSSTESAVATFDGKTPQNPFLEFEGYRGRTEFFPSEFHQGNLSLLLKNVRPSDQGKYTCSVFLENWYDQVMVELDVAAQGAEPSVFLDGHAGNGISLSCRSQGWFPAPSVVWLDSQGQTRPEEVTTRSTPGPSSGIFDVVSSMSLELGSDREVSCRVVNEVLNATRESRVRIADSFFPSTSPWMISSLIILCVDLGILGATVYKMKRSLMETGKAERSRKEAGTERLRAELDFWEARSHAVPVALDPEARPLDLGDAQDPLQVPVLVARDALGAGKCYWEVELGRERDWALGVLRDGPSLAGPHSRDSRHSRHCWALCASQGQLFSSGSGSRLLREQSRGLSALGVFLDSEEERLEFYDVEQRDLVAGMSLGAGEDPSGKFFPFVSQGEEGTLRIRSVPMPVPL; from the exons ATGGGATCCAGATTCCGGCCGGCAGTGACTCTTCCCatccttgttttcctgcagatcATTCCCGGGGTCACAG GCCAGTACAGCATAATTCCTCCTGACAGCCCCGTCCTTGGAGTCGTCGGGGATGGAGCCGTCCTGCCCTGCCAGTTACAAGGCAGAATAATCCCGGAGAAACTTTCCATCCAGTGGATCTTCTCTGGGAGCTCCACAGAAAGTGCAGTGGCCACTTTTGATGGGAAAACCCCTCAGAATCCATTTCTGGAGTTCGAGGGCTATCGGGGCAGGACGGAGTTTTTCCCATCAGAATTCCACCAGGGAAATCTGTCCCTTCTCCTGAAGAACGTCCGTCCCTCGGACCAAGGGAAATACACCTGCAGCGTCTTCCTAGAGAACTGGTATGACCAGGTCATGGTGGAACTGGATGTGGCAG CTCAGGGTGCCGAGCCCTCGGTTTTCCTGGATGGACACGCTGGGAACGGCATCAGCCTCTCCTGCAGATCCCAGGGATGGTTCCCGGCGCCCTCCGTGGTTTGGCTGGACAGCCAAGGCCAGACGCGGCCGGAGGAAGTGACCACTCGGAGCACTCCGGGCCCTTCCTCCGGCATCTTTGATGTCGTGAGTTCCatgagcctggagctgggatcGGACCGGGAAGTGTCCTGCAGGGTGGTCAACGAGGTGCTCAACGCCACGCGGGAATCCCGAGTCCGGATTGCAG attccttcttcccttccacATCCCCCTGGATGATCTCTTCCCTCATCATTTTATGTGTGGATTTGGGAATTCTCGGGGCCACGGTTTATAAAATGAAAC gcaGTTTAATGGAAACCGGGAAAGCAG AGCGCTCGAGGAAGGAGGCGGGGACAG AGCGACTCCGAGCCGAGCTGG ATTTCTGGGAAGCCCGGAGCCACGCGG TTCCCGTGGCGCTGGATCCCGAGGCGCGGCCCCTGGATCTCGGGGATGCGCAGGATCCGCTCCAGGTGCCGGTGCTGGTGGCGAGGGACGCGCTGGGAGCCGGGAAGTGCTACTGGGAGGTGGAGCTGGGCCGGGAGCGGGACTGGGCGCTGGGAGTGCTGCGGGACGGACCGAGCCTTGCCGGGCCGCATTCCCGGGATTCCCGGCATTCCCGGCATTGCTGGGCTCTGTGCGCATCCCAGGGACAGCTTTTCTCCAGCGGCAGCGGCAGCCGCCTGCTCAGGGAGCAGAGCCGGGGTCTCTCCGCGCTCGGGGTGTTCCTGGACTCGGAGGAAGAGCGGCTGGAATTTTATGACGTGGAGCAGAGGGATCTGGTGGCGGGGATGTCGCTGGGGGCCGGGGAGGATCCCTCGGGAAAGTTCTTCCCGTTTGTGTCCCAAGGGGAAGAGGGGACGCTCCGGATCCGCTCGGTGCCGATGCCGGTGCCGCTTTAA
- the LOC116437147 gene encoding butyrophilin subfamily 3 member A2-like isoform X2, producing the protein MGSRFRPAVTLPILVFLQIIPGVTGQYSIIPPDSPVLGVVGDGAVLPCQLQGRIIPEKLSIQWIFSGSSTESAVATFDGKTPQNPFLEFEGYRGRTEFFPSEFHQGNLSLLLKNVRPSDQGKYTCSVFLENWYDQVMVELDVAAQGAEPSVFLDGHAGNGISLSCRSQGWFPAPSVVWLDSQGQTRPEEVTTRSTPGPSSGIFDVVSSMSLELGSDREVSCRVVNEVLNATRESRVRIADSFFPSTSPWMISSLIILCVDLGILGATVYKMKRSLMETGKAERSRKEAGTEKDRLKAQQESQRSTAEAGKLENNRRLERLRAELVPVALDPEARPLDLGDAQDPLQVPVLVARDALGAGKCYWEVELGRERDWALGVLRDGPSLAGPHSRDSRHSRHCWALCASQGQLFSSGSGSRLLREQSRGLSALGVFLDSEEERLEFYDVEQRDLVAGMSLGAGEDPSGKFFPFVSQGEEGTLRIRSVPMPVPL; encoded by the exons ATGGGATCCAGATTCCGGCCGGCAGTGACTCTTCCCatccttgttttcctgcagatcATTCCCGGGGTCACAG GCCAGTACAGCATAATTCCTCCTGACAGCCCCGTCCTTGGAGTCGTCGGGGATGGAGCCGTCCTGCCCTGCCAGTTACAAGGCAGAATAATCCCGGAGAAACTTTCCATCCAGTGGATCTTCTCTGGGAGCTCCACAGAAAGTGCAGTGGCCACTTTTGATGGGAAAACCCCTCAGAATCCATTTCTGGAGTTCGAGGGCTATCGGGGCAGGACGGAGTTTTTCCCATCAGAATTCCACCAGGGAAATCTGTCCCTTCTCCTGAAGAACGTCCGTCCCTCGGACCAAGGGAAATACACCTGCAGCGTCTTCCTAGAGAACTGGTATGACCAGGTCATGGTGGAACTGGATGTGGCAG CTCAGGGTGCCGAGCCCTCGGTTTTCCTGGATGGACACGCTGGGAACGGCATCAGCCTCTCCTGCAGATCCCAGGGATGGTTCCCGGCGCCCTCCGTGGTTTGGCTGGACAGCCAAGGCCAGACGCGGCCGGAGGAAGTGACCACTCGGAGCACTCCGGGCCCTTCCTCCGGCATCTTTGATGTCGTGAGTTCCatgagcctggagctgggatcGGACCGGGAAGTGTCCTGCAGGGTGGTCAACGAGGTGCTCAACGCCACGCGGGAATCCCGAGTCCGGATTGCAG attccttcttcccttccacATCCCCCTGGATGATCTCTTCCCTCATCATTTTATGTGTGGATTTGGGAATTCTCGGGGCCACGGTTTATAAAATGAAAC gcaGTTTAATGGAAACCGGGAAAGCAG AGCGCTCGAGGAAGGAGGCGGGGACAG aaaaagacCGTTTGAAGGCACAGCAAG AGTCCCAGAGGAGCACAGCCGAAGCAG gaaagctggaaaacaatCGGAGACTCG AGCGACTCCGAGCCGAGCTGG TTCCCGTGGCGCTGGATCCCGAGGCGCGGCCCCTGGATCTCGGGGATGCGCAGGATCCGCTCCAGGTGCCGGTGCTGGTGGCGAGGGACGCGCTGGGAGCCGGGAAGTGCTACTGGGAGGTGGAGCTGGGCCGGGAGCGGGACTGGGCGCTGGGAGTGCTGCGGGACGGACCGAGCCTTGCCGGGCCGCATTCCCGGGATTCCCGGCATTCCCGGCATTGCTGGGCTCTGTGCGCATCCCAGGGACAGCTTTTCTCCAGCGGCAGCGGCAGCCGCCTGCTCAGGGAGCAGAGCCGGGGTCTCTCCGCGCTCGGGGTGTTCCTGGACTCGGAGGAAGAGCGGCTGGAATTTTATGACGTGGAGCAGAGGGATCTGGTGGCGGGGATGTCGCTGGGGGCCGGGGAGGATCCCTCGGGAAAGTTCTTCCCGTTTGTGTCCCAAGGGGAAGAGGGGACGCTCCGGATCCGCTCGGTGCCGATGCCGGTGCCGCTTTAA
- the LOC116437147 gene encoding butyrophilin subfamily 3 member A2-like isoform X5: MGSRFRPAVTLPILVFLQIIPGVTGQYSIIPPDSPVLGVVGDGAVLPCQLQGRIIPEKLSIQWIFSGSSTESAVATFDGKTPQNPFLEFEGYRGRTEFFPSEFHQGNLSLLLKNVRPSDQGKYTCSVFLENWYDQVMVELDVAAQGAEPSVFLDGHAGNGISLSCRSQGWFPAPSVVWLDSQGQTRPEEVTTRSTPGPSSGIFDVVSSMSLELGSDREVSCRVVNEVLNATRESRVRIADSFFPSTSPWMISSLIILCVDLGILGATVYKMKRSLMETGKAERSRKEAGTERLRAELVPVALDPEARPLDLGDAQDPLQVPVLVARDALGAGKCYWEVELGRERDWALGVLRDGPSLAGPHSRDSRHSRHCWALCASQGQLFSSGSGSRLLREQSRGLSALGVFLDSEEERLEFYDVEQRDLVAGMSLGAGEDPSGKFFPFVSQGEEGTLRIRSVPMPVPL, translated from the exons ATGGGATCCAGATTCCGGCCGGCAGTGACTCTTCCCatccttgttttcctgcagatcATTCCCGGGGTCACAG GCCAGTACAGCATAATTCCTCCTGACAGCCCCGTCCTTGGAGTCGTCGGGGATGGAGCCGTCCTGCCCTGCCAGTTACAAGGCAGAATAATCCCGGAGAAACTTTCCATCCAGTGGATCTTCTCTGGGAGCTCCACAGAAAGTGCAGTGGCCACTTTTGATGGGAAAACCCCTCAGAATCCATTTCTGGAGTTCGAGGGCTATCGGGGCAGGACGGAGTTTTTCCCATCAGAATTCCACCAGGGAAATCTGTCCCTTCTCCTGAAGAACGTCCGTCCCTCGGACCAAGGGAAATACACCTGCAGCGTCTTCCTAGAGAACTGGTATGACCAGGTCATGGTGGAACTGGATGTGGCAG CTCAGGGTGCCGAGCCCTCGGTTTTCCTGGATGGACACGCTGGGAACGGCATCAGCCTCTCCTGCAGATCCCAGGGATGGTTCCCGGCGCCCTCCGTGGTTTGGCTGGACAGCCAAGGCCAGACGCGGCCGGAGGAAGTGACCACTCGGAGCACTCCGGGCCCTTCCTCCGGCATCTTTGATGTCGTGAGTTCCatgagcctggagctgggatcGGACCGGGAAGTGTCCTGCAGGGTGGTCAACGAGGTGCTCAACGCCACGCGGGAATCCCGAGTCCGGATTGCAG attccttcttcccttccacATCCCCCTGGATGATCTCTTCCCTCATCATTTTATGTGTGGATTTGGGAATTCTCGGGGCCACGGTTTATAAAATGAAAC gcaGTTTAATGGAAACCGGGAAAGCAG AGCGCTCGAGGAAGGAGGCGGGGACAG AGCGACTCCGAGCCGAGCTGG TTCCCGTGGCGCTGGATCCCGAGGCGCGGCCCCTGGATCTCGGGGATGCGCAGGATCCGCTCCAGGTGCCGGTGCTGGTGGCGAGGGACGCGCTGGGAGCCGGGAAGTGCTACTGGGAGGTGGAGCTGGGCCGGGAGCGGGACTGGGCGCTGGGAGTGCTGCGGGACGGACCGAGCCTTGCCGGGCCGCATTCCCGGGATTCCCGGCATTCCCGGCATTGCTGGGCTCTGTGCGCATCCCAGGGACAGCTTTTCTCCAGCGGCAGCGGCAGCCGCCTGCTCAGGGAGCAGAGCCGGGGTCTCTCCGCGCTCGGGGTGTTCCTGGACTCGGAGGAAGAGCGGCTGGAATTTTATGACGTGGAGCAGAGGGATCTGGTGGCGGGGATGTCGCTGGGGGCCGGGGAGGATCCCTCGGGAAAGTTCTTCCCGTTTGTGTCCCAAGGGGAAGAGGGGACGCTCCGGATCCGCTCGGTGCCGATGCCGGTGCCGCTTTAA